The genomic segment GGGCGGTGGCGGGCACGGTGGCCGCGGCGGCGGCCCAACCGGCGGCGACCGCGCCACCGTGCACCGGGTAGTGCGGGGCGGGCTCGTACTGCCGGGTTCGCGGGCGCCGTTGTTCCGTGTCCATCTCACCAACCTCACCGCGGTAACGGGCGATCAGCTATCGCAAACGTTACCTCTTGTTAAATGACCAGTCCACGCGTACGTTATCGATAACTTAGCAGCCCGGGGCTCCCGGTACGAGGAGGGCACGGCGTGCAAACGAGCGACACAGGACACTCGGTCACCCGGCGGACGGTGCTGGCCTCGGCCCTGGCCGGCGCGGTCGGACTGGCCGCCGCCGGCTGTGCCCGGGGTACCCAGACCCGGCCGTCCCCGGGCGACGTGGTGTCGTTGTTCAACGACAACCCGACCTGGGCGCCCGGCTACGCCGCGGCCGGGAAGGCGTTGCACCGGCTGGTCGGCTACCGGCTGTCGGCCCGGGCCTCGCCGGACACCAGCAGCTACCAGCAGATCGTGCGGATGTCCGCGCAGACCGACTCGACCACCGACCTGATCAAGTGGTGGAGCGGCTACCGGCTGCAGGACATCGCCCGGTCCGGCATCCTGCAGGACGTGTCGTCGGCCTGGGACCTCGCCGCGAAGAACGGCTGGTCCAACGACAAGGAGCTGCGCGACTCGTTCAGCTACCAGGGCAAGCAGTACGGCGTTCCGCTGTACAAGTCGTACTGGGCGGTCTTCTACAACAAGCCGCTCTTCGCCAAGCTGAAGCTCGACGTGCCGACCGACTGGGACGAGTTCCGGCGGGTCGTCGCGGCGCTCAAGGCCAAGCACGTCACCCCGATCGCGTCCGGCGGTGCCACCACCTTCGAGTCGCTGACCTGGTTCCAGCAGCTGGTCAACGGGCTGGACCACCAGTTCTACCTGGACCTGACGGCCGGCAAGGCGTCGTACACCGATCCGGTGTGCCGGCAGGCGATGAAGCTGTGGATCGAGCTGTTCCAGGCGGGTGCGTTCTCCGCGCCGGACCTCAACACCGCCACGGTGCCCGCGCAGTTCGTCCAGGGCCGGATGGCGATGCACCTGTACGGCAGCTGGGACACCGGCGCCTACCTCTCCAACGGGGTCAAGGACGCGAACCTGGGGCTGTTCCTGCTCCCGCCGCCGCCCGGCGGCAACGACTCGGTCGTCGTCGAGTCCGGGGTGCTGTCGGTGTCGAAGAAGGCGCACAAGCTCGACGCCGCCCGCAAGGTCGCCGACGCCTGGCTGAACCCGTCGGTGCAGCGGGCCTGGACCGACTTCCTCAAGGACACCTCCGCCGACCCGGGCGTGGTCCCGAAGGTCGGCGCCATCACCGAACTCGCCGCCTCGGTGCGGCAGCAGAAGCCGACCCAGGCCATCCGGTACTGGGAGGCGTCGCCGCCGGTGCTCATCGAGGGCAACGTGCAGGACCTGAGCGCGTTCATGATCAACCCGACCCGGGCCAACGCGACCCGCACGCTGTCGTCGATGCAGCGTCGCGCCGACAAGGAATGGAAGGTGTGGCGGTCTTGACGACGACGGAGAAGCTGCCGGTCGCGGCGCCGCCGGCGGCGGGCACCCGGCCGCGACGGTTCCAGTGGCGCCGGGCGATGTGGGTCGGCGGGTTCCTGCTGCCGGCGGTGGTGCTGATCGCCGTGCTG from the Actinocatenispora thailandica genome contains:
- a CDS encoding ABC transporter substrate-binding protein gives rise to the protein MQTSDTGHSVTRRTVLASALAGAVGLAAAGCARGTQTRPSPGDVVSLFNDNPTWAPGYAAAGKALHRLVGYRLSARASPDTSSYQQIVRMSAQTDSTTDLIKWWSGYRLQDIARSGILQDVSSAWDLAAKNGWSNDKELRDSFSYQGKQYGVPLYKSYWAVFYNKPLFAKLKLDVPTDWDEFRRVVAALKAKHVTPIASGGATTFESLTWFQQLVNGLDHQFYLDLTAGKASYTDPVCRQAMKLWIELFQAGAFSAPDLNTATVPAQFVQGRMAMHLYGSWDTGAYLSNGVKDANLGLFLLPPPPGGNDSVVVESGVLSVSKKAHKLDAARKVADAWLNPSVQRAWTDFLKDTSADPGVVPKVGAITELAASVRQQKPTQAIRYWEASPPVLIEGNVQDLSAFMINPTRANATRTLSSMQRRADKEWKVWRS